In Candidatus Desulforudis audaxviator MP104C, a genomic segment contains:
- a CDS encoding DUF3536 domain-containing protein, with protein MSTDNKRYICIHGHFYQPPRENPWLEAIDIQESAQPYHDWNERITHECYAPNAASRILDQDGRIREIVNNYSRISFNFGPTLLAWLETGAPDVYRAVIEADRDSRQFFSGHGSALAQPYSHPILPLAGRRDKETQVIWGIRDFKHRFGRKPAGMWLPETAVDLETLEVLAEQGIRFTILAPHQARRVQAIGTGHWKTVGPEGIDTSMPYRLNLKAGRSIGLFFYNAAIAREVAFEGLLSNGEQFADRLYRGFDYSRDRPQLVHFATDGETYGHHHRHGDMALAYALRRIAAGGTARLTNYAEYLALHPPTHEVEIAENTSWSCAHGIERWRDDCGCHSGAKPAWNQAWRRPLREAVDWLADTVAPRYEEKAQVLLQDPWSARNEYIGVILDRSPENVGRFLAEQGARPLDQAESVTALKLLELQRHALLMGTSCGWFFDDLAEVQTVQSLRYAGRVIQLAQELFDEDLESPFLDIIGRAQSNVAEYRNGAYLYEQHVRTAMVDLPQVAAHYAISSLFEDYPPRTRIYCYTVERLDHKGLASGRIRLAVGQARVTSKITWESAPLCYGVLHFGDHNLSAGVRAHQDEDAYRALMQAVMAAFEGGSLPEVIRILDRYFEGIPYSLKLLFRDEQRKILDQILASTLADLEANYRHIYEHHASLMRFLGALGIPQPKELRTAAEFVLNTDLRRAFADEEFSLKRIAVLLDQAAACGVPLDSAGLDYVLEQTMERMAGRLQAEPHNLDTLTGLNAAVGLARSLPFTVDLWKVQNIYYELLQRVYSGFEERAAAGDDRARVWIEHFAALGDKLRMRGGA; from the coding sequence ATGAGTACAGACAACAAACGGTACATTTGCATCCACGGACACTTCTACCAGCCGCCGCGGGAAAACCCGTGGCTGGAGGCCATCGACATCCAGGAGTCGGCCCAGCCTTATCACGACTGGAACGAACGGATCACGCACGAGTGCTATGCGCCCAACGCCGCGTCCCGCATTCTGGACCAGGACGGCCGGATCAGGGAGATTGTAAACAACTACTCCCGGATCAGCTTCAACTTCGGCCCCACCCTGCTGGCCTGGCTGGAAACCGGGGCGCCCGACGTGTACCGGGCGGTGATCGAGGCCGACCGGGACAGCCGGCAGTTCTTTTCCGGGCACGGTTCGGCCCTCGCCCAGCCTTACAGCCATCCTATCCTACCCCTGGCCGGCCGCCGGGACAAAGAGACTCAGGTGATCTGGGGAATCCGCGATTTCAAGCACCGTTTCGGCCGGAAACCGGCGGGCATGTGGCTGCCCGAAACCGCCGTGGACCTGGAGACTCTTGAGGTGTTGGCGGAGCAGGGAATCAGGTTCACCATCCTGGCCCCGCACCAGGCCCGGCGGGTGCAGGCAATCGGCACCGGACACTGGAAAACGGTCGGACCGGAGGGTATCGATACTTCGATGCCCTACCGGCTGAACCTGAAGGCGGGCCGCTCCATCGGCCTCTTTTTCTACAACGCCGCCATCGCCCGCGAGGTGGCCTTTGAGGGCCTGCTTTCCAACGGCGAGCAATTTGCCGACCGCCTGTACCGCGGTTTCGACTACTCCCGCGACCGTCCCCAACTCGTGCATTTCGCCACCGATGGCGAGACCTACGGCCACCATCACCGGCACGGAGACATGGCCCTGGCCTACGCCCTGCGCCGCATCGCGGCCGGCGGCACGGCGCGGCTCACCAACTACGCCGAATACCTGGCTCTTCACCCGCCGACGCACGAGGTGGAGATCGCCGAGAACACCTCCTGGAGCTGTGCCCACGGCATCGAGCGTTGGCGGGACGACTGCGGCTGCCACAGCGGCGCGAAACCCGCCTGGAACCAGGCCTGGCGCCGGCCGCTGCGGGAGGCGGTGGACTGGCTGGCGGACACGGTGGCCCCTCGCTACGAAGAAAAGGCGCAAGTCCTGCTCCAGGACCCCTGGAGCGCACGGAACGAGTACATCGGGGTGATTCTGGACCGCTCCCCGGAGAACGTCGGGCGGTTCCTGGCGGAACAGGGTGCGCGTCCTCTCGATCAGGCGGAATCGGTGACCGCGCTGAAGCTCCTGGAATTACAGCGGCACGCCCTGTTGATGGGCACAAGCTGCGGCTGGTTTTTCGACGACCTCGCGGAAGTCCAGACGGTGCAGTCACTCCGCTATGCCGGCCGGGTGATCCAACTCGCTCAAGAACTTTTTGATGAAGATCTCGAATCCCCGTTCCTGGATATCATTGGCCGGGCACAGAGCAACGTCGCCGAGTACCGGAACGGGGCCTACCTGTACGAGCAGCACGTTCGGACGGCGATGGTCGACCTGCCCCAGGTGGCGGCGCACTACGCCATCAGTTCGCTGTTCGAAGACTACCCGCCGCGGACACGCATCTATTGCTACACCGTGGAGCGCCTGGACCACAAAGGTCTCGCATCCGGGAGAATCAGGCTGGCGGTGGGGCAGGCCCGGGTAACCTCCAAGATCACCTGGGAGAGCGCCCCGCTCTGTTACGGGGTGCTGCACTTCGGCGACCACAACCTGAGCGCCGGCGTCCGGGCCCACCAGGACGAGGACGCCTACCGGGCGTTGATGCAGGCGGTGATGGCGGCGTTCGAGGGAGGGTCTCTTCCCGAAGTCATCCGCATACTCGACCGGTACTTTGAGGGAATCCCTTACTCGCTGAAGCTGCTCTTCCGGGACGAGCAACGGAAGATCCTCGACCAGATCCTCGCCTCCACCCTGGCCGACCTGGAGGCGAACTACCGCCACATATACGAACACCACGCCTCGCTGATGCGGTTTCTGGGGGCGCTGGGCATCCCGCAGCCCAAAGAACTGCGCACCGCGGCCGAGTTCGTGCTGAACACCGACTTGCGCCGCGCCTTCGCCGACGAAGAATTCAGTCTGAAGCGGATCGCCGTGCTCCTCGACCAGGCCGCGGCCTGCGGCGTCCCGCTCGACTCCGCTGGGCTCGACTACGTGCTGGAACAGACGATGGAGCGGATGGCCGGCCGACTGCAGGCAGAGCCCCACAACCTCGACACGCTTACCGGCCTGAACGCCGCCGTCGGCCTGGCCCGGTCCCTGCCTTTCACGGTGGACCTGTGGAAAGTGCAGAATATCTACTACGAACTCCTGCAGCGCGTCTACAGCGGGTTTGAAGAGCGGGCCGCGGCGGGAGACGACCGGGCCCGGGTCTGGATTGAGCATTTTGCCGCCCTCGGAGATAAACTGCGCATGCGCGGGGGCGCATGA
- the treS gene encoding maltose alpha-D-glucosyltransferase, with amino-acid sequence MLDQNPLWYKDAILYELHVRAFFDRNGDGIGDFRGLAEKLDYLQDLGVTAIWLLPFYPSPLKDDGYDIADYTAVHPSYGTLADFKFFVREAHRRGLRVVTELVCNHTSDQHPWFQRARRAKAGSVWRNFYVWSDTPEKYREARIIFKDFETSNWTWDPAAGAYYWHRFYAHQPDLNYDNPMVRKAIFKVLDFWLRIGVDGLRLDAVPYLYERDGTNCENLPETHAFLKELRRHVDERFQNRMLLAEANQWPEHAAAYLGDECHMAFHFPLMPRLFMALRMEDRFPVVDILTQTPPISETSQWALFLRNHDELTLEMVTDEERDYMYRAYAHDPRMRINLGIRRRLAPLLGNHRRRIELMNGLLFSLPGTPVIYYGDEIGMGDNIYLGDRNGVRTPMQWSADRNAGFSKADRQRLYLPVIVDAEYHYETVNVETLQNNPHSLLSWMKRLISLRKRYKAFGRGSLEFLHPENRKVLAYVRRYEDESILVIANLSRFAQCVELDLNAYRGMIPVEMFGRTEFPPVGDRPYFFTLGPHAFFWFSLEPQRLLWERSPGGAPRAGIPTLVLKGSWEAAFWGGDRDALAEVLPFYLANCRWFGGKARRLNSTRVTEVIPVPYNGSVAYITLVQADYTEGDPETYILPLALATGEWGRVWEGGRELVQSAVARLQTKDKTGILYDALWDPAFCEVLLDAVPRRRRFKGESGTMIATPTRQFARLRGPVQAPVEPVLIQAEQSNSTVLFGDRLMLKLFRRAGEGINPDLEISRFLAEQSTFTQVAPLAGSLEYFREKDRPVTLAVLQGFVPNKGDAWQYTLGALSRFFGRVRRASGLKVPPLPSKILFAQTGEDLSPATKMIGGYMDKARLLGRRTAELHLALAARPDNPDFAPEPFTTFYQRSLYQSMRSLTSQVFLTLRRKLAELPEAARAEAQAVLDLEGEVLNRFQTLLTHKIDTVRTRCHGDYHLGQLLYTGEDFVIIDFDGEPARPVQESPAKRTPLRDVAGMLRSFHYAAYTALYNQTGTDGPPRGEDRAVLEPWARFWHLKVSAAFLDSYFQTAGRASFLPETPEQLSVLLDACLLEKAVYELGYELNNRPEWVPIPLKGILELLQVRA; translated from the coding sequence GTGCTCGACCAAAATCCGCTCTGGTATAAGGACGCCATCCTGTACGAGCTTCACGTGCGGGCCTTTTTTGACCGCAACGGCGACGGCATCGGTGACTTCCGCGGTCTGGCCGAAAAGCTTGATTACCTCCAGGATCTGGGGGTGACCGCGATCTGGCTGCTGCCTTTCTACCCTTCCCCCCTGAAGGACGACGGCTACGATATCGCCGACTACACGGCCGTCCATCCGTCCTACGGGACGCTTGCGGACTTCAAGTTTTTCGTCCGGGAAGCCCACCGCCGGGGGTTGCGCGTGGTCACCGAACTGGTGTGCAACCACACCTCGGACCAGCACCCCTGGTTCCAGCGCGCCCGGCGGGCGAAGGCGGGCAGCGTGTGGCGGAATTTCTACGTCTGGAGCGACACCCCGGAGAAGTACCGGGAAGCGCGAATCATCTTCAAGGATTTCGAGACTTCAAACTGGACTTGGGATCCGGCGGCCGGCGCCTATTACTGGCACCGGTTCTACGCGCACCAGCCGGACCTGAACTATGACAACCCCATGGTCCGGAAAGCCATTTTCAAGGTGCTCGACTTTTGGCTGCGGATCGGGGTGGACGGGCTGCGCCTGGATGCGGTGCCCTACCTGTACGAGCGGGACGGCACAAACTGCGAGAACCTGCCGGAAACCCACGCCTTTTTGAAAGAGTTGCGCCGCCACGTTGACGAACGCTTCCAGAACCGCATGCTCCTGGCCGAAGCCAACCAGTGGCCCGAGCACGCCGCTGCCTACCTGGGAGACGAGTGCCATATGGCCTTCCATTTTCCGCTGATGCCGCGCCTATTCATGGCGCTGCGCATGGAGGACCGCTTTCCGGTCGTCGACATTCTGACGCAAACGCCCCCGATCTCGGAAACCTCCCAGTGGGCGCTTTTCCTGCGTAACCACGATGAGCTGACCCTGGAAATGGTCACCGACGAGGAGCGGGACTACATGTACCGCGCGTACGCGCACGACCCCCGGATGAGGATCAACCTCGGCATCCGCCGGCGTCTGGCCCCGTTGCTTGGAAACCACCGCCGGCGCATCGAGCTGATGAACGGCCTTCTCTTTTCCCTGCCGGGAACCCCGGTGATTTACTACGGGGACGAAATCGGCATGGGCGACAACATCTACCTGGGCGACCGCAACGGTGTGCGCACGCCGATGCAGTGGAGCGCCGACCGCAACGCGGGGTTTTCCAAGGCCGACCGCCAGCGGCTGTACCTGCCCGTTATCGTCGATGCCGAGTATCATTACGAAACGGTCAACGTCGAGACACTTCAGAACAACCCTCATTCCCTGTTGTCGTGGATGAAACGGCTGATCTCGCTGCGGAAGCGCTACAAAGCTTTCGGGCGCGGCAGCCTGGAGTTCCTGCATCCCGAAAACCGCAAAGTGCTGGCCTATGTTCGCCGTTACGAGGACGAGTCGATCCTGGTCATCGCCAACCTCTCCCGTTTCGCGCAGTGTGTCGAGCTTGACCTGAACGCTTACCGCGGTATGATCCCAGTCGAAATGTTCGGCCGTACAGAGTTTCCTCCGGTAGGGGACCGGCCGTACTTTTTCACCCTCGGCCCACACGCCTTTTTCTGGTTTTCCCTGGAACCCCAGCGTCTCCTTTGGGAACGGAGCCCGGGCGGCGCCCCCAGGGCGGGCATTCCGACCCTGGTGTTAAAAGGCTCCTGGGAAGCTGCCTTTTGGGGCGGCGACCGGGACGCCCTGGCGGAGGTCCTGCCGTTCTATCTTGCCAACTGCCGCTGGTTCGGGGGCAAGGCCCGGAGGCTGAATTCCACCCGGGTTACGGAGGTCATCCCCGTGCCGTACAACGGTTCGGTGGCTTACATCACCTTGGTTCAGGCCGACTATACCGAAGGGGACCCCGAGACCTATATCCTCCCCCTCGCTCTGGCCACAGGAGAGTGGGGGCGGGTGTGGGAGGGGGGCCGCGAACTGGTCCAGTCGGCCGTGGCCCGGCTGCAAACAAAGGATAAGACAGGCATCCTGTACGACGCCCTGTGGGACCCCGCCTTCTGTGAGGTCTTGCTGGATGCCGTCCCCCGCCGGCGCCGCTTCAAAGGGGAATCCGGCACTATGATCGCCACGCCGACGCGACAATTCGCCCGGCTGCGCGGTCCGGTACAGGCGCCGGTGGAACCGGTGCTCATACAGGCGGAACAAAGCAACAGTACAGTGCTGTTCGGGGACCGGCTGATGTTGAAGCTCTTCCGGCGTGCCGGGGAAGGCATTAACCCCGATCTCGAAATCAGCCGTTTCCTGGCCGAGCAATCCACCTTTACCCAGGTCGCCCCCCTGGCCGGCAGTCTGGAGTATTTTCGGGAAAAGGACCGGCCGGTGACTCTGGCCGTGCTGCAGGGTTTCGTGCCGAACAAGGGGGACGCCTGGCAGTACACGCTGGGCGCGCTGTCTCGTTTCTTTGGAAGGGTCCGGCGGGCGTCCGGTCTGAAAGTGCCGCCGCTCCCGTCCAAAATCCTGTTCGCTCAGACCGGGGAGGACCTCTCCCCGGCGACCAAAATGATCGGTGGTTATATGGACAAGGCCCGGCTGCTCGGCCGGCGCACGGCAGAGCTTCACCTGGCCCTTGCCGCCCGTCCGGATAACCCAGACTTCGCCCCCGAACCGTTCACCACATTTTACCAGCGGTCCCTGTACCAGTCCATGCGCAGCCTGACCAGCCAGGTCTTCCTGACTCTACGCCGCAAGCTGGCGGAGTTGCCGGAAGCGGCGCGCGCGGAAGCCCAGGCCGTTCTAGACCTTGAGGGGGAAGTCTTAAACCGCTTCCAGACCCTGCTCACCCACAAGATCGACACCGTGCGCACCCGCTGTCACGGCGACTACCACCTCGGCCAGTTGCTTTACACCGGCGAGGATTTCGTGATCATCGACTTCGACGGCGAACCGGCCCGTCCGGTACAGGAGTCGCCGGCCAAACGCACGCCCTTGCGCGACGTAGCAGGCATGCTCCGCTCCTTCCACTACGCTGCCTACACCGCGCTGTACAACCAGACGGGCACAGACGGGCCGCCCCGCGGGGAAGACCGGGCCGTCCTGGAGCCGTGGGCCCGTTTCTGGCACCTGAAGGTCTCCGCCGCCTTTCTGGACTCCTATTTCCAGACTGCCGGCCGGGCCTCCTTCCTGCCGGAGACGCCCGAGCAGTTGTCCGTCCTGCTGGACGCCTGCCTGCTGGAAAAGGCCGTGTACGAACTGGGGTACGAATTGAACAACCGCCCGGAATGGGTGCCGATTCCGCTGAAGGGAATCCTGGAGTTGCTCCAGGTCCGGGCGTGA